Proteins encoded together in one Exiguobacterium sp. BMC-KP window:
- a CDS encoding YbjN domain-containing protein, whose product MDQERNSNESNENNKVTPIHQDRQPETNEQGIAPQQQQHLEAFQAFLVEKGIPMEARENETHVFFMTQEKTPAGAEPMMMIVFSKTTTDVELFARTVTHVPDGVEDLPILNAINDFNQEFKYFRVVLDSDRDVTIASTIDLDHGFNPAAIFGHSVMMFQASDEVYTYLTKLYEQF is encoded by the coding sequence ATGGACCAGGAACGTAACTCGAACGAATCAAACGAGAATAATAAAGTGACACCGATTCACCAAGATCGTCAACCCGAAACAAACGAACAAGGAATTGCACCGCAACAGCAACAACACTTGGAAGCATTCCAAGCTTTCCTCGTGGAAAAAGGCATTCCAATGGAAGCACGTGAAAATGAAACACACGTCTTCTTCATGACACAAGAAAAAACACCTGCTGGAGCAGAACCGATGATGATGATCGTCTTCAGTAAGACGACAACAGATGTCGAATTGTTCGCTCGTACAGTGACACACGTACCAGACGGTGTCGAGGATCTTCCGATTCTTAACGCCATCAACGACTTTAACCAAGAGTTCAAATACTTCCGCGTCGTTCTCGATAGCGACCGCGATGTTACAATTGCATCAACGATCGACCTTGATCACGGCTTCAATCCAGCTGCGATCTTCGGACATTCTGTCATGATGTTCCAAGCATCAGACGAAGTCTACACGTATTTGACAAAACTGTATGAACAGTTCTGA
- a CDS encoding lysylphosphatidylglycerol synthase domain-containing protein: MASKSLIRTLLYLTLTGFVIFLLLRFFLELTVSYRYIEALFKSPWTILATLTYAFAFYLRAIAWRRADAKRVPTAVYLSSLYLGLTINHLSPIKLGEMIRLMTARAIGSPWKQTSAIFVLQRSIDLIVLCTFILIGWLFHPIVLLVALLATGLLLVLRRPHLPSLVLFGTLAWAVEALAVFFLLHGASVDVSFPTTLIAMSAGVLSGVIQFTPGGLGTYELAMGTVLRQAGVTHAYDVALMTHFFKYAFAFLVPLYVLVRHPATLRLLVRQLKYTDWKGGRR, translated from the coding sequence GTGGCATCAAAATCGTTGATTCGAACGCTTCTGTATCTGACCCTTACCGGATTCGTCATCTTTTTGCTCCTGCGTTTTTTCCTTGAGTTGACGGTCTCTTATCGGTATATCGAAGCATTATTCAAGAGCCCGTGGACGATACTTGCCACCTTGACGTATGCATTCGCCTTTTATTTACGAGCGATTGCCTGGCGTCGCGCCGATGCGAAACGTGTACCAACCGCTGTTTATCTATCAAGCCTTTATCTCGGACTGACGATCAATCATCTCTCACCGATCAAACTCGGAGAGATGATTCGACTGATGACGGCTCGCGCCATCGGTAGTCCTTGGAAACAAACAAGTGCGATCTTCGTTTTACAACGAAGTATTGACTTGATCGTTCTGTGCACATTCATTCTGATCGGTTGGTTGTTTCATCCAATCGTCTTGCTCGTCGCGCTCCTTGCGACAGGGTTATTGCTCGTATTACGTCGACCGCACCTCCCTTCCCTCGTTCTGTTCGGAACGCTCGCTTGGGCAGTCGAAGCACTCGCCGTCTTTTTCCTCTTGCATGGAGCAAGTGTCGATGTGTCCTTTCCGACGACCTTGATCGCGATGAGTGCCGGTGTCTTATCTGGTGTGATTCAGTTCACGCCTGGCGGGCTTGGTACCTATGAACTCGCGATGGGAACGGTCTTACGACAAGCCGGTGTTACCCATGCGTACGACGTTGCCTTAATGACGCACTTCTTTAAATATGCGTTTGCTTTTCTCGTCCCGCTGTACGTCCTCGTTCGCCATCCGGCTACGCTCCGGTTGTTGGTTCGTCAGCTCAAATACACTGATTGGAAAGGAGGAAGACGATGA
- a CDS encoding FTR1 family iron permease yields MDFQAFLITLRECLEAVLIVGLILGYLDRLNAPQYKKWVYAGVGLALLASLGVAFLFQVVFTSFASFGSDTYLRLGIMMVSVLLLTHMVLWMGKEAKENQKASQAKVAAAVSTGSAITMIIHSFLVIVREGIETVFFFAAISGGEIEKVLTSYGAVSGLLLALIFGYLFVSGSMKIPVKRFFQVTGVLILFIAAGMLVQTIGRFQDLGLLGSLLMNADGTPAAVYNIVGFMPEHYIDQVQYLRDTGNSTLISGQIGTFMGAMFGYSHNPSLEQVVAWWGYFAFAGWMLLRQNKPSKSSKSLQEVS; encoded by the coding sequence ATGGATTTTCAAGCGTTTTTGATTACGCTTCGGGAGTGTCTCGAGGCTGTTCTCATCGTCGGTTTAATCTTAGGTTATCTCGATCGATTGAACGCCCCGCAATATAAGAAATGGGTCTATGCCGGTGTTGGACTAGCGCTTCTTGCTAGTCTTGGTGTCGCGTTCTTGTTCCAAGTCGTCTTCACGAGCTTTGCAAGCTTCGGAAGTGATACGTATCTGCGTCTCGGTATCATGATGGTCTCTGTCCTTCTCTTAACACACATGGTGCTGTGGATGGGTAAGGAAGCGAAAGAGAATCAAAAGGCTTCTCAAGCAAAAGTCGCCGCTGCCGTCTCGACAGGTAGTGCGATCACGATGATCATCCACTCTTTCCTCGTCATCGTTCGAGAAGGAATCGAAACAGTCTTTTTCTTCGCTGCCATCTCAGGTGGGGAAATCGAGAAAGTCCTGACAAGTTACGGTGCGGTTTCCGGTCTCTTACTCGCATTGATCTTCGGATACTTATTCGTCTCAGGATCAATGAAAATCCCAGTCAAACGCTTCTTCCAAGTAACCGGTGTACTGATCCTGTTCATCGCTGCAGGCATGCTCGTCCAAACGATCGGACGATTCCAAGACCTCGGTCTGCTCGGTAGTTTATTGATGAACGCTGATGGAACACCCGCTGCTGTGTATAACATCGTCGGCTTCATGCCGGAGCATTACATCGATCAGGTGCAATACCTGCGTGATACCGGCAATTCGACATTGATCAGTGGGCAAATCGGAACGTTCATGGGCGCGATGTTCGGGTATAGTCATAATCCATCTCTTGAACAAGTCGTCGCTTGGTGGGGCTACTTCGCCTTTGCTGGTTGGATGTTACTCCGTCAAAACAAACCATCGAAGTCATCGAAGTCCTTACAGGAGGTTTCTTGA
- a CDS encoding VOC family protein yields the protein MIAGLYEAHLPVKELERSIIFYEKLGLACAFQNERVAFFWIEHGKSWLGLWKAGQVELPYHPSIRHIAFRMEQENIDKAQDWLKERGIAVRSAFGVAAADQPLVLDNHPHAHAAIYFEDPDGNSLELIAPLRFDMETVNGTMPYHDWQEVYEK from the coding sequence ATGATTGCTGGACTGTATGAAGCCCATTTACCGGTCAAGGAGCTCGAACGATCGATTATCTTTTACGAAAAATTGGGTCTTGCATGTGCTTTCCAAAATGAACGTGTCGCTTTCTTTTGGATCGAGCACGGTAAGAGTTGGTTAGGTTTATGGAAAGCTGGTCAAGTCGAGTTACCGTATCATCCGTCGATTCGACATATTGCGTTTCGGATGGAGCAAGAAAATATCGATAAAGCACAGGATTGGTTAAAGGAGAGAGGAATTGCCGTTCGATCTGCATTTGGTGTAGCAGCCGCCGATCAACCGCTCGTTCTCGATAATCATCCACATGCGCACGCGGCAATATACTTCGAGGATCCGGATGGTAATTCGCTCGAATTGATTGCACCGTTACGCTTTGATATGGAAACAGTGAATGGCACGATGCCGTATCATGACTGGCAAGAAGTATACGAAAAATGA
- a CDS encoding alkaline phosphatase family protein — MKSASRFEKVAARAWNLLNEGKPFTPIFTIGVFLTYALWTQIPLSDVGFGFIVTLPLFILLWRYDFPLFLRNYLWIPIIVWLFLRGTNADYLPLFAYGAGLYFFFTVFFWGTIYYHLRIGTRWTNFTRFWKLVLKNSDSTSGNAQEQLPKVALLLAYWWTASDTATFDMTFVWFPIGLFIFAWILHHYLFDWKPKLPETMTVDADLPTSEKVYVLIVDGMRKDRYMAANTPFLERLRQEGTEYTNMETVYPARTVVCFSSMFTGARPEDHGIHSNMVWNTTGVKTDTVFDRLRAVDKSGKILGIAHLVDAFGSTDVRTVTAVMHNDVADRNIVERAKQIVHEEDPDLLAIQLIGTDQTGHSRGTLYSEYVQKIEEADALLAEFCEELDRLGKLEDATLIVMADHGQADGIGGHGHLDEGERFVPFWMYGKNVHAGLKVDTHRHILSLGPTITKVLGADIPHDSRGVLLTEAFKEATSK; from the coding sequence ATGAAAAGTGCTTCTCGCTTTGAAAAAGTCGCAGCGCGCGCCTGGAACTTACTCAATGAAGGAAAACCCTTCACACCAATTTTTACGATCGGCGTCTTCTTGACGTACGCCTTATGGACGCAGATCCCACTCTCAGATGTCGGGTTCGGTTTCATCGTGACGCTTCCTTTGTTCATCTTACTTTGGCGTTATGATTTCCCGTTATTTTTACGCAACTACCTCTGGATTCCGATCATCGTTTGGCTGTTCCTTCGTGGTACGAATGCTGATTATTTGCCTTTATTCGCCTATGGTGCGGGTCTCTATTTCTTCTTCACGGTCTTTTTCTGGGGAACGATCTATTATCATCTCCGAATCGGAACACGCTGGACGAACTTCACGCGTTTTTGGAAACTCGTTCTAAAAAATAGTGATTCAACGAGTGGTAACGCACAAGAACAGCTCCCAAAGGTTGCTTTGTTGCTCGCGTATTGGTGGACAGCAAGTGATACGGCGACATTCGACATGACGTTCGTCTGGTTTCCAATTGGTCTATTCATCTTTGCTTGGATTTTGCATCATTACCTCTTTGACTGGAAACCGAAGTTGCCTGAGACGATGACGGTCGATGCCGATCTCCCGACTTCAGAAAAAGTCTACGTCCTGATCGTTGACGGGATGCGCAAAGATCGCTACATGGCAGCAAACACGCCGTTCCTCGAACGATTGCGTCAGGAAGGAACGGAATATACGAACATGGAAACCGTCTATCCTGCCCGGACCGTCGTCTGCTTCAGCTCGATGTTTACAGGTGCTCGCCCAGAAGACCACGGCATTCATTCGAACATGGTCTGGAACACGACAGGTGTCAAAACGGATACTGTCTTCGATCGTCTTCGTGCCGTCGATAAATCCGGGAAAATTCTTGGTATCGCTCACCTTGTCGATGCGTTCGGTTCAACCGACGTACGGACCGTCACAGCCGTCATGCATAACGATGTTGCGGACCGGAATATCGTGGAACGTGCCAAACAAATCGTCCACGAAGAAGACCCGGATCTGCTCGCAATCCAGTTGATCGGAACGGACCAAACGGGACATAGTCGAGGCACACTCTATTCCGAGTATGTTCAAAAAATCGAGGAAGCAGATGCGCTCCTTGCTGAGTTTTGTGAAGAACTCGATCGTCTCGGTAAACTCGAGGATGCGACACTCATCGTCATGGCGGATCATGGTCAAGCGGACGGAATCGGTGGACATGGTCACTTAGATGAGGGCGAACGATTCGTTCCCTTCTGGATGTATGGAAAGAATGTGCATGCCGGTCTAAAAGTGGATACGCACCGCCATATCCTGTCACTCGGACCAACGATTACAAAAGTACTAGGCGCAGACATCCCGCACGATAGCCGTGGTGTTTTGCTGACGGAAGCGTTCAAGGAGGCGACATCTAAATGA
- a CDS encoding GNAT family N-acetyltransferase: MIRQADASEAKQIAPLIEQAIHEIAETLTGATEKEEILERLAYFVSQTGNRLSHENILVKVIEGEVAGIVIAYAGTDAKQLDEPIKKQLKQWTGQDAQIDVETEGPVYYLDTLSVDARHGGKGIGTELLQAAAEEGEKRGLQAFTLNADQTNGGAQRLYRRLGFKPVRTIEISGGTFDYMERRYDTQQ, encoded by the coding sequence ATGATTCGACAAGCAGATGCTTCAGAAGCAAAACAGATTGCTCCCTTAATTGAACAAGCGATTCATGAAATCGCTGAGACGCTGACAGGGGCGACGGAAAAAGAAGAGATTCTAGAACGACTCGCCTATTTCGTTTCCCAAACCGGAAACCGGCTTAGTCATGAGAACATCCTCGTCAAAGTCATCGAGGGTGAAGTAGCGGGCATCGTGATCGCTTATGCAGGGACAGATGCGAAACAACTCGACGAACCAATTAAAAAACAATTGAAACAGTGGACAGGGCAAGATGCCCAGATCGACGTCGAGACGGAGGGACCCGTCTATTACCTAGATACACTATCTGTTGACGCGCGTCATGGTGGCAAAGGAATTGGAACGGAACTGTTGCAGGCAGCAGCGGAAGAAGGCGAAAAACGAGGACTACAAGCATTCACCTTAAACGCTGATCAAACGAACGGAGGAGCACAGCGACTGTATCGGCGTCTCGGCTTTAAACCGGTACGAACAATCGAAATCAGCGGTGGCACCTTTGATTATATGGAACGTCGTTATGATACGCAGCAATAA
- a CDS encoding YitT family protein, with translation MKRIATILTGTLIMAFGYYTLNEQFGLAEGGFIGLSLLGRYFFDINPSISMIVLDIPFFIGALYFKGKRFVSEALLSAGALSLFYEMWHRLDLFHFPEQAWPATLIAAIASGIVTGYGLGLVLKSGAATGGDDLLSMGLSKLTGLSIGTILFGLDAIVLVISLVYLPLSLTLYTLLAVAIAGRVVAVMTREPVIVPAPVVPKVTQ, from the coding sequence ATGAAACGAATCGCAACCATCTTAACCGGAACGCTGATCATGGCGTTCGGTTACTACACATTGAATGAACAGTTCGGATTAGCAGAAGGCGGCTTTATTGGATTATCGTTGCTTGGTCGATACTTTTTTGATATCAATCCTTCGATCTCAATGATCGTGCTCGATATTCCATTTTTCATCGGTGCCTTGTACTTCAAAGGCAAACGCTTTGTCAGCGAAGCGCTACTTTCAGCAGGTGCATTATCACTCTTTTACGAGATGTGGCATCGACTCGATTTGTTCCACTTTCCAGAACAAGCTTGGCCAGCGACACTCATCGCAGCCATCGCTAGCGGAATCGTGACCGGGTATGGTCTCGGACTTGTTTTGAAAAGTGGAGCGGCGACAGGTGGAGATGATCTGCTATCGATGGGACTTAGTAAACTGACAGGTCTATCGATCGGAACGATTTTGTTCGGACTCGATGCCATCGTGTTAGTCATTTCACTTGTTTATCTGCCACTTAGCTTGACGTTGTACACGTTACTGGCCGTAGCGATTGCCGGTCGTGTCGTTGCTGTCATGACACGGGAGCCTGTCATCGTACCGGCGCCAGTCGTACCAAAAGTCACGCAGTGA
- a CDS encoding FAD-dependent oxidoreductase, whose translation MKVAVIGCTHAGTAAVKELASQQDVEITVYERNDNVSFLSCGIALHVGGVVKHAESLFYSSPSELAELGAEMRLKHDVLEIDSERQTIVAKNLMTGEVVHDTYDKLIMTTGSWPIIPMLPGIELNQIELCKNYHHAQTIIEKATDAERITVVGAGYIGAELVEAFEAYGKDVTFIDSADRILNKYLDRSFTDVIEHELTDRGIRLELGQTVQSFKGENGAVTHVVTDKGTFETDLVILCVGFRPSTELLKGQVDMLANGAIIVDDYMRTSNPNIFAAGDSCAVYYNPARTHAYIPLATNAVRMGTLIGKNLRAPKIRYQGTQGTSGLRLYDLNIASTGLTEEAAPLFGLEVSSATVTDAYRPEFMPTAEDVQLKLVFEIATHRVVGAQIISKVDLTQAMNTLSVAIQNDMTLEELAFVDFFFQPHYNKPWNLLNQAALQAMNEQQPARV comes from the coding sequence ATGAAAGTAGCAGTCATCGGATGTACACACGCAGGAACAGCAGCAGTCAAAGAACTCGCTTCACAACAAGATGTCGAGATCACCGTTTATGAGCGGAATGACAATGTATCGTTTCTCTCTTGTGGGATCGCACTTCACGTCGGTGGTGTCGTCAAACACGCGGAATCGCTATTCTACTCGTCACCAAGTGAACTTGCTGAACTTGGAGCTGAGATGCGTCTAAAACATGATGTACTTGAAATCGATAGTGAACGTCAAACGATCGTTGCGAAAAACCTCATGACTGGTGAAGTCGTTCACGATACGTACGATAAACTCATTATGACGACTGGATCTTGGCCAATCATTCCAATGCTTCCTGGCATTGAGTTGAATCAAATCGAGCTCTGTAAAAACTATCATCACGCCCAAACGATCATAGAAAAAGCAACAGATGCAGAGCGCATCACAGTCGTTGGTGCAGGCTATATCGGTGCTGAACTCGTCGAAGCGTTTGAAGCCTACGGAAAAGATGTCACGTTCATCGATAGTGCGGATCGCATTCTCAACAAATACCTCGATCGCTCGTTCACTGACGTCATTGAACACGAATTGACAGATCGCGGCATTCGTCTCGAACTTGGACAAACCGTCCAAAGCTTCAAAGGAGAAAACGGTGCTGTCACACACGTCGTCACAGACAAAGGAACGTTCGAAACGGACCTCGTCATTCTTTGTGTCGGTTTCCGTCCAAGTACGGAACTCCTAAAAGGACAGGTTGATATGCTGGCGAACGGCGCGATCATCGTTGACGATTATATGCGGACGAGCAACCCGAACATCTTTGCTGCTGGTGACAGCTGTGCTGTCTATTACAACCCAGCTCGGACACATGCCTATATTCCACTCGCAACGAATGCTGTCCGGATGGGTACGCTCATAGGAAAAAACTTACGCGCTCCAAAGATTCGTTATCAAGGAACACAAGGCACATCAGGTCTTCGCTTATATGACTTAAACATCGCGTCGACTGGTTTGACAGAAGAAGCAGCACCGTTGTTCGGACTTGAAGTGAGCAGCGCGACAGTTACGGATGCGTATCGCCCAGAGTTCATGCCAACAGCAGAAGACGTCCAATTGAAACTCGTCTTTGAGATAGCAACACATCGTGTCGTCGGTGCACAAATCATCTCTAAAGTTGATTTGACACAGGCGATGAATACACTGTCTGTCGCGATTCAAAATGACATGACACTTGAAGAACTCGCTTTCGTCGATTTCTTCTTCCAACCGCACTACAACAAACCGTGGAACTTACTGAACCAAGCAGCTCTGCAAGCAATGAACGAGCAACAACCAGCTCGCGTCTAA
- a CDS encoding NAD-dependent epimerase/dehydratase family protein, protein MNIGITGGAGFIGAALALRLKQHHTVHVLDAFTDYYDIRLKEERAKALRSAGVIVTTGDVHHDLDTWMQPSFDAIFHLAALPGVPRSLEEPHHYIREDIDMTVTLLEAAKRHGIPHVFFASSSSVYGEQTGPLKEDQATGHVASPYAAAKYSAESFCHAYAHLYDLNVTLFRFFTVYGPSGRPDMALYRFIEQALRGESLTIFGDPVRDFTYIDDITRGMEQALLAHAVGTYNLGANQPVSVRALAERIGQRFNVPVHTQAARRGDVTMTWSDTTAAKIAFDYQPSVEIDVGLEQVIAWHQNR, encoded by the coding sequence ATGAATATCGGAATTACAGGGGGTGCCGGCTTCATTGGTGCCGCCCTTGCCCTCCGGCTTAAGCAACATCATACCGTTCATGTACTGGATGCCTTTACGGACTATTATGATATTCGTTTGAAAGAAGAGCGGGCAAAAGCATTAAGAAGCGCTGGTGTTATTGTTACAACGGGGGACGTTCATCATGATCTCGATACATGGATGCAGCCATCGTTTGATGCTATCTTCCACCTCGCAGCGCTTCCTGGTGTTCCGCGTTCGCTAGAGGAACCGCATCATTATATTCGTGAGGACATCGATATGACGGTGACCTTGTTAGAAGCCGCAAAAAGACATGGCATTCCGCATGTCTTTTTCGCGTCTTCTTCTTCCGTTTACGGGGAACAGACGGGGCCGCTCAAAGAAGACCAGGCAACGGGACATGTCGCTAGTCCTTACGCGGCAGCCAAATATAGTGCCGAAAGCTTTTGTCATGCGTATGCTCATTTATATGATTTAAACGTAACGCTGTTTCGTTTCTTTACCGTCTACGGTCCATCAGGTCGTCCTGATATGGCACTGTATCGTTTCATTGAACAGGCGTTACGCGGGGAGTCCCTCACTATCTTCGGAGATCCGGTACGTGATTTCACGTATATCGATGATATTACGCGTGGTATGGAGCAAGCCCTACTCGCTCATGCTGTCGGAACGTACAATCTAGGTGCGAATCAGCCGGTTTCTGTACGTGCCTTAGCGGAACGAATCGGTCAACGATTCAATGTACCTGTGCATACTCAGGCTGCCCGACGCGGGGACGTGACGATGACATGGAGTGATACGACAGCTGCAAAGATAGCATTCGATTATCAACCGTCAGTCGAGATCGATGTTGGACTGGAGCAGGTGATCGCGTGGCATCAAAATCGTTGA
- a CDS encoding glycosyltransferase family 2 protein produces the protein MKIIVFLPAHNEEVSLPLVLKRIPDMIDGIPVETLVIDDGSTDATSAIARQHGAHVYRFEQNQGLGAAVREGLRQSHELGADVAVMIDADNEYPADQIPDIVRPILNDQADYVFGSRFLGTVDGMRLYRYIGNHVFTWLQCLLLKRRIHDGQSGMRAFSRAACHHAEIIHDYNYAQVLTLNLVRKGFRLHEVPIRYRVREAGKSFIRLNYVQRVLPAIYREWRRPVTQLSVEERSERKEHLG, from the coding sequence ATGAAAATCATCGTCTTTTTACCTGCCCACAATGAAGAAGTTTCGCTCCCCCTCGTCTTGAAACGAATACCCGATATGATTGACGGTATACCAGTCGAGACCCTCGTCATTGACGACGGTTCGACAGATGCAACGAGTGCGATTGCACGCCAACACGGTGCACACGTCTATCGGTTCGAGCAAAATCAAGGACTCGGCGCGGCAGTCCGCGAAGGACTCCGCCAGTCGCACGAACTCGGAGCTGATGTTGCCGTCATGATTGATGCCGATAACGAGTACCCTGCTGATCAAATCCCGGATATCGTTCGACCGATCCTAAACGATCAAGCAGACTACGTGTTCGGTTCTCGTTTCCTCGGTACCGTTGACGGGATGCGACTCTATCGCTATATTGGAAATCATGTCTTTACGTGGCTACAGTGTCTACTGCTGAAACGCAGAATTCATGACGGTCAAAGTGGGATGCGGGCGTTTTCGCGTGCAGCATGTCATCATGCTGAGATCATTCATGACTATAACTATGCGCAAGTATTGACCCTCAATCTCGTTCGAAAAGGGTTCCGCCTTCACGAAGTCCCGATTCGTTATCGGGTCCGGGAAGCCGGAAAGTCTTTTATTCGTTTGAATTATGTCCAACGTGTTCTCCCAGCGATTTATCGGGAGTGGCGACGACCTGTCACACAGCTTAGCGTTGAAGAACGCTCAGAACGAAAGGAGCACCTCGGATGA